The Rhodospirillaceae bacterium genome contains a region encoding:
- the gltA gene encoding citrate synthase, whose amino-acid sequence MSETAGGATTQSLTVTDNATGQTLELPVRQGTEGPRVADIRRLYSDMGIFTYDPGFTATGSCESKITFIDGDEGVLLHRGYAIEELAEHSDFLEVCFLLLYGHLPDKAEKEDFEQTISMHTMVHEQMRTFFSGFRRDAHPMAIMVGVVGAMSAFYHDSTDIDDPYQRMVASHRLIAKIPTIAAMAYKYSIGQPFMYPRNELRYAENFLHMTFNVPCEDRPVSPVLARAMDRIFILHADHEQNASTSTVRLAGSSGANPFACIAAGIASLWGPAHGGANEAVLNMLREIGSKDRIPEFLKRARDRDDPFRLMGFGHRVYKNYDPRAAVLKQSTDSVLDELGVRNEPLLELALELERIAGEDEYFQQRKLFPNVDFYSGILLQAMGFPTSMFTVLFALARTVGWIAQWKEMIEDPVQKIGRPRQLYTGEARRPFVPLDER is encoded by the coding sequence ATGTCCGAGACCGCCGGCGGCGCTACCACGCAGTCCCTTACCGTGACCGACAATGCGACCGGACAGACGCTTGAGCTGCCGGTGCGCCAGGGAACGGAAGGCCCGCGGGTCGCAGACATCCGCCGTCTTTACAGCGATATGGGCATATTCACTTACGATCCGGGCTTCACCGCCACCGGCAGTTGCGAATCCAAGATCACCTTTATCGACGGCGACGAGGGCGTGCTGCTGCACCGCGGCTACGCCATCGAGGAACTGGCCGAGCACAGCGATTTCCTCGAGGTCTGTTTCCTGCTGCTCTACGGCCATCTGCCGGACAAGGCGGAAAAGGAGGATTTCGAACAGACCATCTCCATGCACACGATGGTCCACGAACAGATGCGGACCTTTTTCAGCGGCTTCCGCCGCGACGCGCATCCCATGGCGATCATGGTCGGCGTTGTCGGCGCCATGTCCGCCTTCTATCACGACAGCACCGACATCGACGATCCGTACCAGCGCATGGTCGCGTCGCACCGGCTGATCGCCAAGATTCCGACCATCGCGGCCATGGCCTACAAATACTCGATCGGCCAGCCCTTCATGTATCCGCGCAACGAACTGCGCTACGCGGAAAACTTCCTGCACATGACCTTCAACGTGCCGTGCGAGGACAGGCCGGTTTCGCCGGTGCTCGCCCGCGCGATGGACCGCATCTTCATCCTGCACGCCGATCACGAACAGAACGCCTCGACCTCGACCGTCCGCCTCGCCGGTTCTTCGGGCGCCAACCCGTTCGCCTGCATCGCCGCGGGCATTGCGTCCCTGTGGGGCCCGGCCCATGGCGGCGCGAACGAGGCGGTGCTGAACATGCTGCGGGAGATCGGCAGCAAGGACCGTATCCCGGAGTTTCTGAAACGGGCCCGGGACAGGGACGACCCGTTCCGCCTGATGGGCTTCGGCCACCGGGTCTACAAGAATTACGATCCGCGCGCCGCGGTCCTCAAGCAATCCACCGATTCGGTGCTGGACGAACTGGGCGTGCGCAACGAGCCGCTGCTGGAACTGGCTTTGGAACTGGAGCGGATCGCCGGGGAAGACGAGTATTTCCAGCAACGCAAGCTGTTCCCGAACGTCGATTTCTATTCCGGCATCCTGCTGCAGGCGATGGGCTTCCCGACCTCGATGTTCACCGTGCTGTTCGCGCTCGCCCGCACGGTCGGCTGGATCGCCCAGTGGAAGGAAATGATCGAGGACCCGGTCCAGAAGATCGGCCGCCCGCGCCAGCTCTACACCGGCGAAGCCCGCCGGCCCTTCGTGCCGCTGGACGAACGGTAG